GACGAAGTCAAGCGAATACAGAAGGAGTAGAGATGGTTATGGATAAGTCGCTGATTTTGAAGGAATTTAATATGGCGCGTAATCCCGGCTATCCGGAGTTATACCGAAGTCATTCTTATGCATTAGTGCCGCATGCGGTCTAATCACTGTTAACCAGAAGGTGTTATGAGCGCAAACGTTCCTATTTACATAGCTAATCCCAGCCCTTTTCGATTGATTTTGAGGGGCGAAAGTGATGCGTGGAAGTGCACTATTCAGCAAATCAACAGCAATAGCTATGACTACATTAAGCTCCATAGAGTATCAAAGTTTTTCGACGCCGAAATCGCAAAGCCGTTCCCACTATGTGTGGCTTATGATGGAAGTTTCATCTTGCCTGCGGTTAGGGAGTATTCTTCTCTTGAAACAACGCTTAGTGAGTTTAATAGGATTTTTGCGTCAATACTTTTAGGTGGGGTTTACATAGAAAGTGTAGAGCCACAGGATTTGTCACAAGGAGAGATGACAGAGGTTGGGTATTTTCGACATGTCCGGAGTTTTGGAGGAAATGGTGTATTACACCAAGCATTGGGTAATAAGGATGCTGGCAGTAGCGATAGGATAAAGCTTATAGACCCTCCGACTATATTGGCGTCAGAGGTTCAGTCTGCTTACCTATACGGGGCTAGAATACTCAAATCTATTGGGAACCTGTCGCCTTCATTATTGGTTACAGGTTTTACAAATTACATTAATAGGCAAACAAAAGAGTCACTAACTCATTCATGGATATCTATTGAACAGCTTCTCGATCATATTTGGCATTCGGTCGTGGTGGCCGAGTCGAAGAGTGGTCATATTCACAAAAGAAGAAAGTTTTTAGAGTCACAGCAATGGACAGCAGCACATAAGTCAGAACTACTTTTTCAGAAAGGTATAATTTCTGAAAAAGTATACGATAATTTCAGTTCTGTCCGTGACGAGCGCAACAAATTCATTCATAGAGGAGCCGAGCCTTCGTTTGAAAGCTCTAATGTTGCACTAAGTTTATTGGTTGAGCTTCTGGTGTGTGCATGCAAACTTGGCGGTGTGGATTTCAATAGAAATAACCTAGATTGCTACTTAGCTAAGCACAAATCAAAAAGCCCGGCCCACCACATAGGTAAAACCGAAGAGATTGATTGGTCTAAAGTCCAGTATTGGAAAGAGATTCCTAGAATCCCAGGGGAAGAAAGGTGGGTGGGAGACTTTGAAAGATTTGAAGACATTACTCTTCAGCCTATTGGCTCGGATAGTTCCAATGGTTAACAAAGCATTTCAGCGGACAAGCCGCTGAACGCGGCGTTAGCTATTTCAGTTAAAATTGATACACATAATAAGGTAAAAATATGAAACGAATGTTGGTATTGGGCGCGTCTATTGTCGTAGCGTCAGGGTTGCTAGGCTTAGAGCAAATTAATAACTTTAAGCAGTTCGGCAATGTTATAGAATTAACTTCTGGAAAAATTAGACTTGGCGAAGTCTATCGTGAAACACTGAGTTCAACTTACGAAGTCACATTTGTTGGTGATGATCGTGCATCCACCTCAGTTTATGCAAACACTAAAAACCTTTACTCTTCTGCTTATGAAGACCTCAAGAATACTATTGATGAGGTTAATAAGAGTAGAGAGAAAAATAAAGAAGAGCCATTATCAATCGACACTGTAACTTGGACTAAAGATGCAACGATTAATTTAACTACTAAAGTTACCTATCAGTCAGAGTTTCACCCAAACTTTGTTCTAACCATTGATGAAACAACGATAAACTATATTGCAGGTAAAGATGGATCAAAAAACATTTCACATTATTTGTCTGAATTAAAGTCTTACTCTAATAAAATGGAAGCGACGTATGAGGCAAGTAATTCATTTATCAAATAGCTAACAAAGCATTTAAGAGTGATTCCCAACGCTTGGCATTTTTCATTCCATCGTTGGGTTCCGTGTTTACGGTGGTCTGTTTCGGTTTCGTGGCAGCGTTGCTCACACCTTAATGCGGCGTTATGCATTAAGGAAGGTCTGAAAAAGACTTCCTGAAAAGGTAAAATGCGTCAGCGCCATTTTCGAGACCACCGCATGAAACAGATGAGCTTTGCAGACGCCGAATACGCTGGTAAACGTAAGCAGACCCGCCGTGAGCGCTTTCTGCTGGAAATGGATCAAGTGGTTCCCTGGAAGCCATTGCTGGCGCTGATCGAGCCGCACTATCCCAAGGGCGAAGGTGGTCGACCTGCTTACCCGCTCGACGCGATGCTGCGAGTTCATCTGATGCAGAACTGGTTTGGGTACAGCGATCCAGCGATGGAAGAAGCGCTGTATGAAACCACCATCTTGCGACTCTTCGCGGGCCTTCAACTTGATCGCATTCCGGATGAAACCACTATTCTCAACTTCCGTCGGCTGCTGGAACGCTACGGCCTGTCCACGGCGTTGTTCGAAGTGGTCAATCGTTACCTGGGTGAGCACGGGCTAATGCTGCGCCACGGCACCGTGGTCGATGCAACCATCATTCATGCACCCAGTTCGACCAAGAACAAAGAAGGTAAGCGCGATCCTGAGATGCATCAGACCAAGAAGGGTAACCAGTATTATTTTGGCATGAAGGCCCACATTGGCGTTGATGCTGAGTCAGGGCTGGTTCACAGTCTCGTGGGGACGGCGGCCAATGCGGGCGATGTTACTCAGGTAGACAAGCTTCTGCATGGCGAAGAAACCCATGTATGCGGTGACGCCGGCTATACCGGCGTTCAGAAACGGGATGAACACAAAGGGCGCAAGCAGGTGGTCTGGTCGATTGCGATGCGCCCAGGCAAGCTCAAGACATTGAGCAAAACCAAGCTGATCGAGAAAGGCTTGCGCCGCATCGAGCGCGCCAAGGCTAGTACGCGAGCCAAGGTTGAGCACCCATTCAGGGTGATCAAATGCCAGTTCGGATTTACCAAGGTGCGATACAAGGGGTTGGCCAAGAACACAGCCCAGCTGCATACCTTGTTTGCCCTGG
Above is a genomic segment from Halopseudomonas litoralis containing:
- a CDS encoding IS5 family transposase, with translation MKQMSFADAEYAGKRKQTRRERFLLEMDQVVPWKPLLALIEPHYPKGEGGRPAYPLDAMLRVHLMQNWFGYSDPAMEEALYETTILRLFAGLQLDRIPDETTILNFRRLLERYGLSTALFEVVNRYLGEHGLMLRHGTVVDATIIHAPSSTKNKEGKRDPEMHQTKKGNQYYFGMKAHIGVDAESGLVHSLVGTAANAGDVTQVDKLLHGEETHVCGDAGYTGVQKRDEHKGRKQVVWSIAMRPGKLKTLSKTKLIEKGLRRIERAKASTRAKVEHPFRVIKCQFGFTKVRYKGLAKNTAQLHTLFALANLWMARKQLLSAG